In Hemicordylus capensis ecotype Gifberg chromosome 3, rHemCap1.1.pri, whole genome shotgun sequence, one DNA window encodes the following:
- the KCNIP2 gene encoding Kv channel-interacting protein 2 isoform X3, with product MRGKGRKESLSDSRDLDGSYDQLTGNAPGHAKKALKQRFLKLLSCCRQPKSIPSISENSVEDEFELSTVCHRPEGLDQLQEQTKFTRKELQVLYRGFKNECPSGIVNEESFKQIYSQFFPQGDSSTYATFLFNAFDTDHDGSVSFEDFVAGLSIILRGTIDDRLNWAFNLYDLNKDGCITKEEMMDIMKSIYDMMGKCTYPAMREEAPREHVESFFQKMDRNKDGVVTIEEFIESCQKSRIHPSKPGGLQ from the exons GCAACGCACCTGGCCACGCTAAAAAAGCCCTGAAGCAGCGGTTCCTCAAGCTGCTATCCTGCTGTCGCCAGCCCAAATCCATCCCCTCAATCAGCGAAA ACAGTGTAGAGGATGAGTTTGAGCTCTCCACTGTTTGTCATCGGCCTGAGGGCCTGGACCAGCTACAGGAGCAAACCAAGTTCACCCGCAAGGAGCTGCAGGTCTTGTACCGGGGCTTCAAGAAT gagTGCCCTAGTGGCATTGTTAATGAAGAAAGCTTCAAGCAGATCTACTCACAGTTCTTCCCACAGGGAG ATTCAAGTACATATGCAACTTTTCTTTTCAACGCGTTTGATACAGACCATGATGGCTCTGTCAGTTTTGAG GATTTTGTGGCTGGCTTGTCCATTATTCTACGTGGCACAATAGACGATCGGCTCAATTGGGCCTTCAACCTCTATGACCTGAACAAAGATGGCTGCATCACCAAAGAG GAAATGATGGACATAATGAAATCCATTTATGACATGATGGGCAAGTGTACTTACCCAGCCATGCGAGAAGAGGCCCCTCGGGAGCATGTGGAAAGTTTCTTCCAG AAAATGGACCGAAACAAAGACGGTGTGGTGACTATTGAGGAGTTCATTGAGTCCTGCCAGAAG tcaaggattcaccccagtaaACCTGGAGGGCTGCAGTGA
- the KCNIP2 gene encoding Kv channel-interacting protein 2 isoform X4: MRGKGRKESLSDSRDLDGSYDQLTGNAPGHAKKALKQRFLKLLSCCRQPKSIPSISENSVEDEFELSTVCHRPEGLDQLQEQTKFTRKELQVLYRGFKNECPSGIVNEESFKQIYSQFFPQGDSSTYATFLFNAFDTDHDGSVSFEDFVAGLSIILRGTIDDRLNWAFNLYDLNKDGCITKEEMMDIMKSIYDMMGKCTYPAMREEAPREHVESFFQKMDRNKDGVVTIEEFIESCQK, from the exons GCAACGCACCTGGCCACGCTAAAAAAGCCCTGAAGCAGCGGTTCCTCAAGCTGCTATCCTGCTGTCGCCAGCCCAAATCCATCCCCTCAATCAGCGAAA ACAGTGTAGAGGATGAGTTTGAGCTCTCCACTGTTTGTCATCGGCCTGAGGGCCTGGACCAGCTACAGGAGCAAACCAAGTTCACCCGCAAGGAGCTGCAGGTCTTGTACCGGGGCTTCAAGAAT gagTGCCCTAGTGGCATTGTTAATGAAGAAAGCTTCAAGCAGATCTACTCACAGTTCTTCCCACAGGGAG ATTCAAGTACATATGCAACTTTTCTTTTCAACGCGTTTGATACAGACCATGATGGCTCTGTCAGTTTTGAG GATTTTGTGGCTGGCTTGTCCATTATTCTACGTGGCACAATAGACGATCGGCTCAATTGGGCCTTCAACCTCTATGACCTGAACAAAGATGGCTGCATCACCAAAGAG GAAATGATGGACATAATGAAATCCATTTATGACATGATGGGCAAGTGTACTTACCCAGCCATGCGAGAAGAGGCCCCTCGGGAGCATGTGGAAAGTTTCTTCCAG AAAATGGACCGAAACAAAGACGGTGTGGTGACTATTGAGGAGTTCATTGAGTCCTGCCAGAAG TGA
- the KCNIP2 gene encoding Kv channel-interacting protein 2 isoform X2 has product MRGKGRKESLSDSRDLDGSYDQLTGNAPGHAKKALKQRFLKLLSCCRQPKSIPSISENSVEDEFELSTVCHRPEGLDQLQEQTKFTRKELQVLYRGFKNECPSGIVNEESFKQIYSQFFPQGDSSTYATFLFNAFDTDHDGSVSFEDFVAGLSIILRGTIDDRLNWAFNLYDLNKDGCITKEEMMDIMKSIYDMMGKCTYPAMREEAPREHVESFFQKMDRNKDGVVTIEEFIESCQKDENIMSSMKLFDNVI; this is encoded by the exons GCAACGCACCTGGCCACGCTAAAAAAGCCCTGAAGCAGCGGTTCCTCAAGCTGCTATCCTGCTGTCGCCAGCCCAAATCCATCCCCTCAATCAGCGAAA ACAGTGTAGAGGATGAGTTTGAGCTCTCCACTGTTTGTCATCGGCCTGAGGGCCTGGACCAGCTACAGGAGCAAACCAAGTTCACCCGCAAGGAGCTGCAGGTCTTGTACCGGGGCTTCAAGAAT gagTGCCCTAGTGGCATTGTTAATGAAGAAAGCTTCAAGCAGATCTACTCACAGTTCTTCCCACAGGGAG ATTCAAGTACATATGCAACTTTTCTTTTCAACGCGTTTGATACAGACCATGATGGCTCTGTCAGTTTTGAG GATTTTGTGGCTGGCTTGTCCATTATTCTACGTGGCACAATAGACGATCGGCTCAATTGGGCCTTCAACCTCTATGACCTGAACAAAGATGGCTGCATCACCAAAGAG GAAATGATGGACATAATGAAATCCATTTATGACATGATGGGCAAGTGTACTTACCCAGCCATGCGAGAAGAGGCCCCTCGGGAGCATGTGGAAAGTTTCTTCCAG AAAATGGACCGAAACAAAGACGGTGTGGTGACTATTGAGGAGTTCATTGAGTCCTGCCAGAAG GATGAAAATATCATGAGTTCCATGAAACTCTTTGACAACGTGATCTAG
- the KCNIP2 gene encoding Kv channel-interacting protein 2 isoform X1 codes for MRGKGRKESLSDSRDLDGSYDQLTGNAPGHAKKALKQRFLKLLSCCRQPKSIPSISENSVEDEFELSTVCHRPEGLDQLQEQTKFTRKELQVLYRGFKNECPSGIVNEESFKQIYSQFFPQGDSSTYATFLFNAFDTDHDGSVSFEDFVAGLSIILRGTIDDRLNWAFNLYDLNKDGCITKEEMMDIMKSIYDMMGKCTYPAMREEAPREHVESFFQKMDRNKDGVVTIEEFIESCQKGIGAVLTDKARQYTASCYLPK; via the exons GCAACGCACCTGGCCACGCTAAAAAAGCCCTGAAGCAGCGGTTCCTCAAGCTGCTATCCTGCTGTCGCCAGCCCAAATCCATCCCCTCAATCAGCGAAA ACAGTGTAGAGGATGAGTTTGAGCTCTCCACTGTTTGTCATCGGCCTGAGGGCCTGGACCAGCTACAGGAGCAAACCAAGTTCACCCGCAAGGAGCTGCAGGTCTTGTACCGGGGCTTCAAGAAT gagTGCCCTAGTGGCATTGTTAATGAAGAAAGCTTCAAGCAGATCTACTCACAGTTCTTCCCACAGGGAG ATTCAAGTACATATGCAACTTTTCTTTTCAACGCGTTTGATACAGACCATGATGGCTCTGTCAGTTTTGAG GATTTTGTGGCTGGCTTGTCCATTATTCTACGTGGCACAATAGACGATCGGCTCAATTGGGCCTTCAACCTCTATGACCTGAACAAAGATGGCTGCATCACCAAAGAG GAAATGATGGACATAATGAAATCCATTTATGACATGATGGGCAAGTGTACTTACCCAGCCATGCGAGAAGAGGCCCCTCGGGAGCATGTGGAAAGTTTCTTCCAG AAAATGGACCGAAACAAAGACGGTGTGGTGACTATTGAGGAGTTCATTGAGTCCTGCCAGAAG GGTATCGGGGCTGTCCTAACCGATAAGGCCAGACAGTATACAGCATCCTGTTATCTTCCTAAGTAA